The Nycticebus coucang isolate mNycCou1 chromosome 15, mNycCou1.pri, whole genome shotgun sequence genome has a segment encoding these proteins:
- the GJB6 gene encoding gap junction beta-6 protein: protein MDWGTLHTFIGGVNKHSTSIGKVWITVIFIFRVMILVVAAQEVWGDEQEDFVCNTLQPGCKNVCYDHFFPVSHIRLWALQLIFVSTPALLVAMHVAYYRHETARKFRRGEKRNEFKDIEDIKKQKVRIEGSLWWTYTSSIFFRIIFEASFMYVFYFLYNGYHLPWVLKCGIEPCPNLVDCFISRPTEKTVFTIFMISASVICMLLNVAELCYLLLKVCFRRSKKAQTQKNHPNHALKESKQNEMNELISDNGQNAITGFPS, encoded by the coding sequence ATGGATTGGGGGACCCTGCACACGTTCATTGGGGGTGTAAACAAACACTCCACCAGCATTGGGAAGGTGTGGATCACAGTCATCTTTATTTTCCGTGTCATGATCCTTGTGGTGGCTGCCCAAGAAGTATGGGGTGATGAGCAGGAAGACTTTGTCTGCAACACTCTGCAACCTGGATGCAAAAACGTGTGCTACGACCACTTTTTCCCAGTGTCCCACATTCGGCTGTGGGCCCTGCAGCTGATCTTCGTGTCCACCCCAGCGCTGCTGGTGGCCATGCACGTGGCCTACTACAGGCATGAAACTGCCCGAAAATTCAGGCGAGGGGAGAAGaggaatgaattcaaagataTAGAGGACATTAAAAAGCAGAAGGTTCGGATAGAGGGGTCACTGTGGTGGACGTACACCAGCAGCATCTTTTTCCGAATCATCTTCGAGGCCTCCTTTATGTACGTGTTTTACTTCCTTTACAATGGGTACCACCTGCCCTGGGTGTTGAAATGTGGGATTGAGCCCTGCCCCAACCTCGTTGACTGCTTTATTTCCAGGCCAACAGAGAAAACTGTGTTTACCATTTTTATGATCTCTGCATCTGTGATCTGTATGCTGCTTAATGTGGCCGAATTGTGTTATCTGCTGCTGAAAGTATGTTTCAGGAGATCAAAAAAAGCACAAACGCAGAAAAATCACCCCAACCATGCCCTAAAAGAGAGTAagcaaaatgaaatgaatgagCTGATTTCAGATAATGGCCAAAATGCAATCACAGGTTTTCCAAGTTAA